The following is a genomic window from Paenibacillus thiaminolyticus.
GCCGTTCCCATCGCCAAGCCGAGCGAGACATTGTCCTTGATCCCCGTCCGCCGGAGGAACAGCATCCCGAACATGCTGCCGATGACGCCCGTGAAGACGGTGAAGACGGCAGACAGCTCAGGCATGCCGCCGAGCGCTCGCGAGATCTCCACAGCGATAGGAGAGCTGACCGACTTCGGAAGCATACTCAGCACGACGTCGCGCGCCCCATCGAGACTGACCATCAGCGCCGCCACGCTGACGACGCCGACGAGAGAGCCGCATGTAATCGAGAGCACGATCGCCTTGAACTGCCGCTTCACGATATGCCGGTGCTTGTAAATAGGAACCCCAAGCGCGACGGTGGCCGGCCCGAGAAGAAGCGACAGCATATCGGCGCCCACCTGATAATCGGTCAGCGGAATGCCGCCGATCCAGAGGAATCCGATTAGGACGACGGAACAGAACAGAATCGGATGCACCCAGGATACCCGGGAGTGGATCAGCCGGGCCAGCGCATAGACGACGATCGTGGCGGCGATGCCGAACAACGGTTGCTGCGACCAGATCACATCGGTCATGCCGTCTCCTCCTTCCCATTCACTCGAACTTCCTGGCGGGTGGGCTTCTGCAGCTTCGCGGCGGTGAAGCCGGTCACCCACAGGACGAGCAGCGTACTGCCGACAATGCCTGCGGCAATGCTCCATCCATGCGATTCCAGCACGGGAAGGAAGGCGATGACACCTACGACATAAGGTATGAAGAATAAGAGCATATGGTCAAGCAGGAACTGGGCCGACTGCTCCACCCATTCAAGCTTCACCCAGCCGAAGCCGAGCGAGATCAAAAATAAGATGAGACCAATGACGTTCCCCGGAAGCGGCAGATGAAGCAGCGCATGCAATCCGGTCCCCACAAGATGAAAACCAAGCAAAATCGCAAATCCAAGCATACAAAACCACCCTTATTAAGTCTACCGATGATGTCTTTTCCTTACCATTGTAGCAAAGCAGCCCCGAACCGCCCAGAGGCAGATGCGGGTGGAAAGCGGCGTTGTAAGCGGTTTTCTCCATAAAAAAAGACCGGGAGGCGCTCCCAGTCCTTTTGAGTGATTTTCATAAA
Proteins encoded in this region:
- a CDS encoding LrgB family protein, with the protein product MTDVIWSQQPLFGIAATIVVYALARLIHSRVSWVHPILFCSVVLIGFLWIGGIPLTDYQVGADMLSLLLGPATVALGVPIYKHRHIVKRQFKAIVLSITCGSLVGVVSVAALMVSLDGARDVVLSMLPKSVSSPIAVEISRALGGMPELSAVFTVFTGVIGSMFGMLFLRRTGIKDNVSLGLAMGTAAHGFGTSRSLAESEMQGTFSGLAMGLAGLITSVLFIPLYLFL
- a CDS encoding CidA/LrgA family protein; translated protein: MLGFAILLGFHLVGTGLHALLHLPLPGNVIGLILFLISLGFGWVKLEWVEQSAQFLLDHMLLFFIPYVVGVIAFLPVLESHGWSIAAGIVGSTLLVLWVTGFTAAKLQKPTRQEVRVNGKEETA